A single genomic interval of Daucus carota subsp. sativus chromosome 1, DH1 v3.0, whole genome shotgun sequence harbors:
- the LOC108202677 gene encoding delta(12)-fatty-acid desaturase FAD2 — protein sequence MGAGGKMSVPATNGDIEKKHDRAPHSKPPFTLSEIKKVVPPHCFKRSLVRSFSYVVADIFFISLFYYIASSYFHLIPKPLSYFAWPVYWYFQGCVITGIWVLAHECGHHAFSDYPWLDDTVGFILHSAIVVPYFSWKYSHRRHHSNTNSIEKDEVFVPKPKTTIPWYYTYIDNPPGRMMILAVTLLLGWPLYLACNVAGRPYDRYASHFDPYSPIYNNRERLQIFMSDAGVLAMSYVLYRIALVEGFSWIICYFTMPLLVTNAFLVSITYLQHTHPSLPHYDSSEWEWLKGALATVDRDYGVLNKVFHHITDTHVAHHLFSNMPHYHATEATEAIKPMLGEYYQSDSLPFYKALWREGKECLYVQEDEDTPDKGVYWYKNKY from the coding sequence ATGGGTGCCGGAGGAAAAATGAGCGTCCCAGCCACCAACGGTGACATCGAAAAAAAACACGATAGAGCCCCTCACTCAAAGCCTCCTTTCACCCTCAGTGAGATCAAGAAAGTGGTACCTCCACACTGCTTCAAGAGATCCCTTGTCCGATCCTTCTCTTATGTAGTTGCTGATATTTTCTTCATCTCTCTGTTCTATTACATTGCCAGCTCTTACTTTCACCTTATTCCGAAGCCTTTGTCCTACTTTGCCTGGCCAGTCTATTGGTATTTCCAAGGATGTGTGATCACCGGAATTTGGGTTCTTGCTCATGAGTGTGGTCACCATGCTTTCAGTGACTACCCGTGGCTCGACGATACAGTTGGTTTCATCCTCCACTCGGCCATTGTGGTGCCTTACTTTTCGTGGAAGTACAGTCACAGGCGCCACCACTCCAACACGAACTCTATCGAGAAGGATGAGGTGTTTGTTCCGAAGCCTAAAACCACCATTCCGTGGTACTACACTTACATAGACAATCCACCAGGAAGAATGATGATACTTGCGGTGACACTTCTTCTTGGATGGCCTTTGTACTTGGCTTGCAATGTCGCGGGAAGACCTTATGATCGGTATGCCTCCCACTTTGATCCGTACAGCCCCATATACAATAACCGCGAGAGGCTTCAGATCTTCATGTCGGATGCAGGAGTTCTGGCAATGTCGTATGTGCTCTATCGTATTGCTCTGGTTGAAGGATTCTCCTGGATCATATGCTATTTTACGATGCCTTTACTTGTTACAAATGCATTCCTCGTTTCAATCACGTACCTGCAGCATACTCATCCTTCACTCCCACATTATGATTCTTCAGAATGGGAGTGGCTCAAGGGAGCTCTGGCAACGGTTGACAGAGATTACGGAGTTTTGAACAAGGTTTTCCATCACATTACAGACACCCATGTAGCTCATCATCTCTTCTCCAATATGCCACATTATCATGCTACGGAGGCAACAGAGGCAATAAAACCCATGCTCGGGGAATATTACCAGTCCGATAGCCTTCCGTTCTATAAAGCTCTGTGGAGGGAAGGAAAAGAGTGTCTCTATGTGCAAGAAGACGAAGATACTCCAGATAAAGGGGTGTATTGGTACAAGAACAAGTATTAG